One Malus sylvestris chromosome 14, drMalSylv7.2, whole genome shotgun sequence DNA segment encodes these proteins:
- the LOC126599650 gene encoding uncharacterized protein LOC126599650: MTERRYDGFENKGPIVYHTSAKYYPAPAPSNYAYDHVSASACANEDHGVHKDTLGLEDFSGYIFMCNGRTKPECYLYRVFGLPAGRREVIERIRPGTKLFLFDYDVKFLYGVYEATTAGKMNLERTAFGGSFPAQVRFRIYKECLPLPESDFKHAILDNYQKGSKKFNPILNCQQVSHLLSLFHPLTTQSTVKYDNSYIKDQYPRLPPSGATYYNSMRLSQAPQVLVPQYVPQAVLVQQRDGRGSTGNTGLFHHADQPAVPNAGSQSAMPTQSTEEQFQSPASLPSMKDPTASLIYGSLTSPMLESQPQYIQPSVVHQQPASYGYMSYMGYIYPAVQQQQAMPAPNQTYYSAQVAHSYSAELPASQAPTSYESYHRHTATHDEVPTDQQTSLGYGYNQLPLKTETGTNLQQGNAAEYYIYQVPTVQYVSSPTQTTHLNNIGST; encoded by the exons ATGACTGAGAGAAGATATGACGGATTTGAAAACAAGGGGCCGATTGTATACCACACGAGTGCCAAGTATTACCCTGCTCCTGCCCCTTCAAATTATGCGTATGACCATGTTTCTGCTTCTGCTTGTGCTAACGAGGATCATGGGGTGCATAAGGACACTCTGGGTCTGGAAGACTTTTCCGGGTATATATTTATGTGCAATGGAAGAACAAAACCGGAGTGCTACCTATACCGTGTTTTTGGACTTCCTGCTGGAAGAAGGGAAGTTATAGAGAGGATCCGGCCAGGCACAAAGCTGTTTCTGTTTGATTATGATGTCAAGTTTCTTTATGGGGTGTATGAAGCAACCACTGCTGGAAAGATGAACTTGGAAAGAACGGCTTTTGGTGGAAGCTTTCCCGCGCAG GTAAGATTCAGAATTTACAAGGAATGTCTCCCCTTGCCTGAGAGTGATTTTAAACATGCTATTCTAGATAACTACCAGAAAGGCTCCAAGAAGTTTAACCCCATTCTCAATTGCCAACAA GTAAGCCATTTGTTATCACTGTTTCATCCTCTAACCACACAATCAACTGTCAAATATGACAATTCCTATATAAAGGATCAATACCCAAGGCTGCCTCCTTCAGGCGCTACATACTATAACTCAATGCGTCTCAGTCAAGCCCCACAAGTGTTGGTTCCTCAATATGTTCCACAGGCAGTCCTAGTTCAGCAGCGGGATGGTCGTGGATCCACAGGAAACACGGGTCTTTTCCATCATGCAGACCAACCTGCTGTGCCAAATGCAGGTTCACAATCAGCAATGCCAACCCAATCTACGGAGGAACAGTTTCAGTCCCCAGCAAGCCTGCCTTCCATGAAGGATCCAACTGCATCTTTGATATATGGCAGTCTTACTTCACCAATGTTGGAGTCTCAGCCTCAGTATATTCAACCGAGTGTCGTACACCAACAGCCTGCTAGCTATGGATACATGTCATACATGGGCTACATTTATCCTGCTGTGCAACAGCAGCAAGCTATGCCAGCTCCAAATCAGACATATTATTCTGCACAAGTGGCGCACAGTTACTCGGCTGAACTACCTGCCTCTCAAGCACCCACATCATATGAAAG CTATCACAGGCACACGGCCACACATGATGAAGTTCCTACTGATCAACAAACGAGCTTGGGATATGGGTACAATCAGTTACCTTTGAAGACGGAGACTGGAACTAATTTACAGCAGGGGAATGCTGCCGAATACTACATCTACCAAGTGCCTACAGTCCAGTATGTTTCATCACCTACACAAACCACACACCTCAACAACATTGGAAGCACCTGA
- the LOC126599649 gene encoding uncharacterized protein LOC126599649 isoform X1, with amino-acid sequence MAEEENGYPDSRQEQEEALVALIEHRTREVHHLRQRVNYYKTQLGETEKRLTDAEIKLARLRRQDKVGSTRRSPGGGTRSPKVERRSTSPIHLNEGSRHQHQSKTELFIPAVSSKVSHPTMVAGSSGKNPVNSSAQASPSVSCQSISANRTKGNKSYRNSSKQDVEVQDNGKKRKFEQKEHKELVPLVRTSSQPCKINCYASSHISSQHKRKLRSLSLCPVNDQLFVTSALDGVVNFWQVQSKGSSASRLSSTDCASPNRRWPEDIAWHPDGNRLFSVYSADGGDSQVSVLDLNRTQGKGRVTFFKDKPHVRGIINNIVFPPWEDTCFVTGGSDHAVIIWKEADAENVWKPKTLHRNMHSSAVMGVAGMFQKQIILSAGADKRIVGFDANTGRAEFKHQIESKCMSVLPNPCDFNIFMVQSGTHEKQLRLFDIRLRQTEIHAFGWKQESSESQSALINQAWSPDGLYISSGTADPLIHIFDIRYNANKPSQSISAHQKRVFKAVWLHSCPLLISISSDLNIGLHKTT; translated from the exons ATGGCGGAAGAGGAGAACGGCTATCCAGATAGCAGGCAAGAGCAAGAAGAAGCCCTCGTCGCTCTGATCGAGCATCGCACCCGGGAAGTCCACCATCTCCGCCAGCGCGTCAACTATTACAAAACTCAG CTTGGAGAAACGGAGAAGAGGTTAACTGATGCCGAAATTAAGTTGGCTCGACTTCGACGCCAAGACAAAGTAGGGTCAACCAGGAGGTCTCCGGGTGGTGGAACGAGAAGTCCAAAGGTGGAGCGCAGATCAACAAGTCCTATACATTTAAATGAAGGTTCTAGACACCAGCATCAATCGAAAACAGAACTTTTCATTCCTGCAGTCAGCTCAAAAGTTTCCCATCCTACAATGGTGGCAGGTTCTAGTGGGAAAAATCCAGTTAATTCTAGTGCTCAAGCAAGTCCATCAGTTTCTTGTCAGTCTATTAGTGCTAACAGAACGAAAGGCAACAAATCGTATAGAAATTCTTCAAAGCAGGACGTTGAAGTTCAAGATAATGGGAAAAAACGGAAATTTG AACAGAAAGAACACAAAGAATTAGTCCCGTTGGTTCGCACTAGCTCTCAACCATGTAAAATCAACTGCTATGCGAGCAGTCACATCTCAAGTCAGCACAAGAGAAAGTTGAGAAGTCTTTCTTTGTGTCCAGTGAATGATCAGCTTTTTGTGACCAG TGCTTTGGATGGAGTAGTCAACTTCTGGCAAGTTCAGTCCAAAGG GTCTAGTGCTTCTCGACTTAGTTCTACTGATTGTGCATCTCCAAACAGGAGATGGCCAGAAGATATCGCCTGGCACCCTGATGGAAACAGACTATTTTCTGTGTATAGTGCTGATGGTGGCGATTCGCAAGTATCAGTCCTAGATTTAAATAGAACACAAGGG AAAGGTCGTGTTACTTTCTTCAAAGATAAGCCTCATGTGAGAGGGATCATTAACAACATAGTTTTCCCACCCTGGGAGGATACCTGTTTTGTCACTGGTGGTAGCGATCATGCTGTTATAATCTGGAAAGAGGCTGATGCGGAGAATGTATGGAAACCAAAGACACTGCATAGGAATATGCACTCATCTGCTGTTATGGGAGTTGCCGGGATGTTCCAAAAGCAGATAATACTATCAGCCGGAGCAGACAAGAGAATTGTTGGGTTTGACGCTAACACAGGAAGAGCAGAGTTTAAGCATCAGATAGAAAGTAAATGCATGAGTGTGTTGCCAAATCCTTGCGACTTCAATATCTTCATGGTTCAATCAGG GACCCATGAGAAGCAGCTCCGACTATTTGATATCAGACTGAGGCAAACAGAGATACATGCTTTTGGGTGGAAGCAAGAGAGCAGTGAATCTCAGTCAGCTCTGATCAATCAGGCTTGGTCTCCTGATGGCTTATACATCTCATCTGGTACGGCAGATCCATTGATCCACATATTCGACATCAGATACAACGCCAACAAGCCTTCTCAATCCATAAGCGCTCATCAGAAACGGGTTTTCAAAGCTGTATGGCTCCACTCATGCCCCCTTCTCATTTCCATATCTTCTGATTTGAACATTGGTTTACACAAAACCACGTAG
- the LOC126599649 gene encoding uncharacterized protein LOC126599649 isoform X2, which translates to MQLGETEKRLTDAEIKLARLRRQDKVGSTRRSPGGGTRSPKVERRSTSPIHLNEGSRHQHQSKTELFIPAVSSKVSHPTMVAGSSGKNPVNSSAQASPSVSCQSISANRTKGNKSYRNSSKQDVEVQDNGKKRKFEQKEHKELVPLVRTSSQPCKINCYASSHISSQHKRKLRSLSLCPVNDQLFVTSALDGVVNFWQVQSKGSSASRLSSTDCASPNRRWPEDIAWHPDGNRLFSVYSADGGDSQVSVLDLNRTQGKGRVTFFKDKPHVRGIINNIVFPPWEDTCFVTGGSDHAVIIWKEADAENVWKPKTLHRNMHSSAVMGVAGMFQKQIILSAGADKRIVGFDANTGRAEFKHQIESKCMSVLPNPCDFNIFMVQSGTHEKQLRLFDIRLRQTEIHAFGWKQESSESQSALINQAWSPDGLYISSGTADPLIHIFDIRYNANKPSQSISAHQKRVFKAVWLHSCPLLISISSDLNIGLHKTT; encoded by the exons ATGCAGCTTGGAGAAACGGAGAAGAGGTTAACTGATGCCGAAATTAAGTTGGCTCGACTTCGACGCCAAGACAAAGTAGGGTCAACCAGGAGGTCTCCGGGTGGTGGAACGAGAAGTCCAAAGGTGGAGCGCAGATCAACAAGTCCTATACATTTAAATGAAGGTTCTAGACACCAGCATCAATCGAAAACAGAACTTTTCATTCCTGCAGTCAGCTCAAAAGTTTCCCATCCTACAATGGTGGCAGGTTCTAGTGGGAAAAATCCAGTTAATTCTAGTGCTCAAGCAAGTCCATCAGTTTCTTGTCAGTCTATTAGTGCTAACAGAACGAAAGGCAACAAATCGTATAGAAATTCTTCAAAGCAGGACGTTGAAGTTCAAGATAATGGGAAAAAACGGAAATTTG AACAGAAAGAACACAAAGAATTAGTCCCGTTGGTTCGCACTAGCTCTCAACCATGTAAAATCAACTGCTATGCGAGCAGTCACATCTCAAGTCAGCACAAGAGAAAGTTGAGAAGTCTTTCTTTGTGTCCAGTGAATGATCAGCTTTTTGTGACCAG TGCTTTGGATGGAGTAGTCAACTTCTGGCAAGTTCAGTCCAAAGG GTCTAGTGCTTCTCGACTTAGTTCTACTGATTGTGCATCTCCAAACAGGAGATGGCCAGAAGATATCGCCTGGCACCCTGATGGAAACAGACTATTTTCTGTGTATAGTGCTGATGGTGGCGATTCGCAAGTATCAGTCCTAGATTTAAATAGAACACAAGGG AAAGGTCGTGTTACTTTCTTCAAAGATAAGCCTCATGTGAGAGGGATCATTAACAACATAGTTTTCCCACCCTGGGAGGATACCTGTTTTGTCACTGGTGGTAGCGATCATGCTGTTATAATCTGGAAAGAGGCTGATGCGGAGAATGTATGGAAACCAAAGACACTGCATAGGAATATGCACTCATCTGCTGTTATGGGAGTTGCCGGGATGTTCCAAAAGCAGATAATACTATCAGCCGGAGCAGACAAGAGAATTGTTGGGTTTGACGCTAACACAGGAAGAGCAGAGTTTAAGCATCAGATAGAAAGTAAATGCATGAGTGTGTTGCCAAATCCTTGCGACTTCAATATCTTCATGGTTCAATCAGG GACCCATGAGAAGCAGCTCCGACTATTTGATATCAGACTGAGGCAAACAGAGATACATGCTTTTGGGTGGAAGCAAGAGAGCAGTGAATCTCAGTCAGCTCTGATCAATCAGGCTTGGTCTCCTGATGGCTTATACATCTCATCTGGTACGGCAGATCCATTGATCCACATATTCGACATCAGATACAACGCCAACAAGCCTTCTCAATCCATAAGCGCTCATCAGAAACGGGTTTTCAAAGCTGTATGGCTCCACTCATGCCCCCTTCTCATTTCCATATCTTCTGATTTGAACATTGGTTTACACAAAACCACGTAG